The following coding sequences are from one Streptomyces sp. NBC_01232 window:
- a CDS encoding epimerase codes for MNVILFGATGMLGRGVLRECLRDDAVGSVLAIGRTPLGVSHPKLRECVQDDPSDLAAAGVDPAAYDACFFCLGVSSVGMTEEAYRRVTHDLTLAVARPLAAANPGMTFVYVSGVGTDSTVQGRSMWARVKGKTENDLLELPFRAYMFRPGIVQPVRGVPSKARISRMFYAVLGPLVPLVRWVAPNSVITSEAFGRAMIAVATPGTEVPGHILRPADINRLGGAPTRHN; via the coding sequence GTGAACGTCATCCTCTTCGGTGCGACCGGCATGCTCGGCCGGGGCGTCCTGCGCGAATGCCTGCGCGACGATGCGGTCGGGAGCGTCCTCGCGATCGGACGCACACCGCTCGGAGTCAGCCACCCCAAGCTGCGCGAGTGCGTCCAGGACGATCCGTCCGACCTTGCCGCGGCCGGGGTCGACCCGGCCGCGTACGACGCCTGCTTCTTCTGCCTCGGCGTCTCCTCCGTCGGCATGACGGAGGAGGCCTACCGGCGCGTCACCCACGACCTGACGCTCGCCGTGGCCCGGCCGCTGGCCGCCGCCAACCCCGGCATGACCTTCGTCTACGTGTCCGGCGTGGGCACGGACAGCACCGTGCAGGGCCGTTCCATGTGGGCCCGGGTCAAGGGGAAGACCGAGAACGACCTGCTGGAACTGCCCTTCCGCGCCTACATGTTCCGCCCCGGGATCGTCCAGCCGGTGCGCGGCGTGCCCTCGAAGGCCCGCATCTCCCGGATGTTCTACGCGGTCCTCGGCCCCCTGGTCCCCCTCGTCCGATGGGTCGCCCCGAACAGCGTCATCACCTCCGAGGCCTTCGGCCGAGCCATGATCGCCGTCGCCACGCCCGGCACCGAGGTCCCCGGCCACATCCTGCGGCCCGCCGACATCAACCGCCTGGGCGGTGCCCCGACCAGGCATAATTGA
- a CDS encoding GNAT family N-acetyltransferase yields the protein MNAQREVVVVRVPGSALAARDGLAELLAAYHLRTQAEKGEAVAGVEELPGRYRAEIADPRTAFAADTVLLAMSGDAAVGCLVVTAPAEGRSEVKRLWTAPEFRGLGIASRLVAAALAQAAESGTGAVRLSVWKWRAGAIALYERLGFARTESWDERDLLVCMERPV from the coding sequence GTGAATGCTCAACGCGAGGTCGTCGTCGTCCGCGTGCCCGGCAGTGCCCTCGCCGCCCGGGACGGGCTGGCCGAACTGCTGGCCGCCTACCATCTGCGGACCCAGGCCGAGAAGGGCGAGGCCGTGGCCGGGGTGGAGGAACTGCCCGGCCGCTACCGGGCGGAGATCGCGGATCCACGAACCGCGTTCGCCGCGGACACCGTGCTGCTCGCGATGAGCGGGGACGCCGCCGTGGGCTGCCTGGTGGTGACCGCCCCGGCCGAGGGGCGGTCCGAGGTGAAGAGGCTCTGGACGGCCCCGGAGTTCCGCGGGCTGGGCATCGCGTCCCGCCTGGTCGCCGCCGCCCTCGCGCAGGCCGCGGAGAGCGGGACCGGTGCGGTGCGGCTGTCGGTGTGGAAGTGGCGGGCGGGCGCGATCGCACTGTACGAGCGGCTCGGGTTCGCCCGCACCGAGTCGTGGGACGAGCGGGACCTGCTCGTCTGCATGGAACGGCCCGTGTGA
- a CDS encoding YbjQ family protein, with amino-acid sequence MGIEDYGGGAGAHESGVLVVTTNDVPGYRVERVIGEVFGLTVRSRHLGSQIGAGLKSMIGGELKGLTKTLVETRNQAMDRLIEQAKARGGNAVLMMRFDVTDAQDVGTEVCAYGTAVVLVPA; translated from the coding sequence ATGGGTATCGAAGACTACGGCGGCGGCGCCGGCGCGCACGAGAGCGGCGTCCTCGTCGTGACGACCAATGACGTCCCCGGCTACCGGGTCGAGCGGGTGATCGGCGAGGTCTTCGGCCTCACCGTACGCTCCCGTCACCTGGGCAGCCAGATCGGCGCAGGCCTGAAGTCGATGATCGGCGGCGAGCTGAAGGGCCTCACCAAGACCCTGGTGGAGACCCGGAACCAGGCCATGGACCGCCTCATCGAACAGGCGAAGGCGCGCGGCGGGAACGCCGTGCTGATGATGCGCTTCGACGTCACCGACGCGCAGGACGTCGGCACCGAGGTCTGCGCGTACGGGACGGCCGTGGTCCTCGTCCCCGCCTGA
- a CDS encoding phosphatase domain-containing protein — MSEETPVAAAEEAPLPVVHLMTGLPASGKTTAARALQAEAGGRMRRVNLDDLRLMLDLPDPGRGRSYAHEQTVLTVQDAAVRAAVDGGFDVVVDNTHLTKHIPKRLKAAVGGLATFVVHDFTDVPLEECLRRDAARERQVGEEIIRILAEKHAKVRKGGWRLTAEWMNGGASGVAAPPVTEYVPDPALPAAVMCDIDGTLAITGDRGPYDFSRCELDLLNESVRHALDAFRRADGDVIVLLSGRGEEHRPQTESWLRRHEVPYDELWMRAAGDTRRDDVVKAELFDAHVRHRYAVRVSLDDRDRVVAIWRRMGLPTWQVNYGDF; from the coding sequence GTGTCCGAAGAGACACCCGTGGCCGCTGCCGAGGAGGCCCCGCTGCCCGTCGTCCACCTGATGACGGGCCTGCCGGCTTCCGGCAAGACGACTGCCGCGCGCGCCCTGCAGGCCGAGGCCGGCGGCCGCATGCGCCGCGTCAACCTCGACGACCTGCGACTCATGCTCGACCTGCCCGACCCCGGGCGGGGCCGCAGCTACGCGCACGAGCAGACGGTCCTGACCGTCCAGGACGCGGCGGTCCGCGCGGCGGTCGACGGCGGTTTCGACGTGGTCGTCGACAACACCCACCTGACCAAGCACATCCCCAAGCGGCTCAAGGCCGCGGTCGGCGGTCTGGCGACCTTCGTCGTGCACGACTTCACCGACGTCCCGCTGGAGGAGTGCCTGCGCCGGGACGCCGCCCGGGAGCGTCAGGTCGGCGAGGAGATCATCCGCATCCTGGCCGAGAAGCACGCGAAGGTCCGCAAGGGCGGCTGGCGGCTGACGGCGGAGTGGATGAACGGCGGGGCGAGCGGAGTGGCCGCGCCTCCGGTGACGGAGTACGTCCCCGACCCGGCACTGCCGGCCGCGGTGATGTGCGACATCGACGGCACCCTCGCCATCACCGGCGACCGGGGACCGTACGACTTCTCGCGCTGCGAGCTCGACCTGCTCAACGAGTCGGTGCGGCACGCGCTCGACGCCTTCCGGCGTGCCGACGGCGACGTGATCGTGCTGCTGTCGGGGCGCGGCGAGGAACACCGCCCGCAGACCGAGTCCTGGCTGCGGCGCCACGAGGTGCCGTACGACGAGCTGTGGATGCGCGCGGCTGGTGACACGCGCCGCGACGACGTGGTGAAGGCGGAGCTGTTCGACGCGCACGTGCGTCACCGGTACGCCGTACGGGTCTCGCTCGACGACCGCGACCGGGTGGTCGCGATCTGGCGCCGGATGGGCCTGCCCACCTGGCAGGTCAACTACGGCGACTTCTGA
- a CDS encoding VOC family protein, translating to MAYTFQVTIDSADPHSLADWWADALGWEVEPSDEPFIRGLIEAGHATEDDTKTHRGTLVWKVGAAIRHPEGLEGAPRVLFQLVPESKTVKNRVHLDVRTGSDDPQTVVERLVARGAKHLHEGRQGPSVWTTLADPEGNELCVSH from the coding sequence ATGGCCTACACATTCCAGGTGACCATCGACTCGGCCGACCCGCACAGCCTCGCCGACTGGTGGGCCGACGCCCTGGGCTGGGAAGTGGAGCCGAGCGACGAGCCGTTCATCCGCGGCCTGATCGAAGCGGGCCACGCGACCGAGGACGACACCAAGACCCACCGCGGCACCCTCGTCTGGAAGGTGGGAGCCGCCATCCGCCACCCGGAGGGTCTGGAGGGCGCGCCCCGCGTCCTGTTCCAGCTCGTTCCCGAATCCAAGACCGTCAAGAACCGGGTCCACCTCGACGTCCGGACCGGCTCCGACGACCCGCAGACGGTGGTCGAACGCCTCGTCGCCCGCGGCGCGAAGCACCTCCACGAGGGCCGTCAGGGCCCGAGCGTCTGGACGACCCTCGCCGACCCCGAGGGCAACGAGCTCTGCGTCTCCCACTAG
- a CDS encoding NTP pyrophosphohydrolase — MASVLIVDGANVVGSVPDGWWRDRRGAAVRLRDLLAARGGDEEIILVVEGAARGIESVPGVRVDPAPGSGDDRIVELAAAHAERGCVVVTADRELRERVRAYGVRCVGPRAVRPVD, encoded by the coding sequence GTGGCGAGCGTGCTGATCGTGGACGGCGCGAACGTCGTCGGCTCGGTGCCGGACGGCTGGTGGCGGGACCGGCGGGGCGCGGCCGTCCGGCTGCGCGACCTGCTGGCCGCGCGGGGCGGGGACGAGGAGATCATCCTCGTCGTCGAGGGCGCCGCCCGGGGCATCGAGTCCGTTCCCGGCGTACGGGTGGACCCGGCGCCCGGGAGCGGGGACGACCGGATCGTGGAGCTGGCCGCCGCCCATGCGGAGCGCGGCTGTGTCGTGGTCACGGCCGACCGCGAACTGCGGGAGCGGGTCCGGGCGTACGGAGTGCGGTGCGTGGGCCCGCGTGCCGTACGCCCGGTGGACTGA
- a CDS encoding DMT family transporter codes for MHSPRASASGSVPTAGPVPSPGYGSASDSGAAPASTALRDLAPGIAGMALVGSSVTVSRALVDAPLFATQAVRYAAAALLLFALARAARVPVHLPRGREWLWLAGIAAAGLVLFNVAVVRGVAHAEPAVIAVAVASVPILLGLIGPVLEGRRPSRRVLLAAPVVVAGAVLVEGTGRTDAAGVAWAALALGCEAAFTLLAVPVLRRHGAWGVSVHAVWLGALMLVGLTVLFESPAEVTSLDRSQWAAAAYLAVMVTAVAFLLWYRTVAAVGAGRAGLLTGIAPLAAAGAGVLAGSGVPGPTVWVGLLVVIVGLAAGLRPERAPSADAREPRTDRAPASP; via the coding sequence ATGCACTCACCCCGCGCCTCTGCCTCCGGCTCCGTACCCACCGCCGGCCCCGTCCCCTCCCCCGGCTACGGCTCCGCATCAGACTCCGGTGCCGCGCCCGCCTCCACGGCGCTCCGGGACCTGGCGCCGGGCATCGCCGGGATGGCACTGGTCGGCAGCAGCGTCACGGTCTCGCGGGCGCTCGTCGACGCCCCGCTGTTCGCCACCCAGGCCGTCCGGTACGCGGCCGCCGCGCTGCTGTTGTTCGCCCTGGCCCGGGCCGCCCGGGTGCCGGTCCACCTGCCGCGCGGCCGGGAGTGGCTGTGGCTGGCGGGGATCGCGGCGGCCGGGCTGGTGCTGTTCAACGTGGCCGTGGTCCGCGGGGTGGCGCATGCCGAACCGGCCGTCATCGCCGTCGCGGTGGCCTCCGTACCGATTCTGCTGGGTCTGATCGGGCCCGTACTGGAGGGGCGGCGGCCCAGCCGTCGGGTGCTGCTGGCGGCTCCGGTCGTGGTGGCCGGGGCGGTACTGGTCGAGGGGACGGGCCGGACGGACGCCGCCGGGGTCGCCTGGGCGGCGCTCGCGCTGGGCTGCGAGGCGGCGTTCACCCTGCTCGCGGTGCCGGTGCTGCGTCGGCACGGCGCGTGGGGTGTGTCCGTGCACGCGGTGTGGCTGGGGGCGCTGATGCTGGTGGGGCTCACGGTCCTCTTCGAGAGCCCGGCCGAGGTGACCTCGCTCGATCGGTCGCAGTGGGCGGCGGCCGCATACCTCGCCGTCATGGTGACGGCGGTGGCCTTCCTGCTCTGGTACCGCACGGTGGCCGCCGTGGGCGCGGGCCGCGCCGGGCTGCTGACCGGGATCGCTCCCTTGGCCGCGGCCGGTGCCGGGGTCCTCGCGGGCAGCGGGGTCCCGGGCCCGACGGTGTGGGTGGGTCTGCTGGTGGTGATCGTGGGGCTGGCCGCGGGCCTGCGTCCGGAACGTGCCCCGTCGGCGGACGCGCGGGAGCCCCGCACCGACCGGGCTCCCGCGTCCCCTTGA
- a CDS encoding RNA ligase, which translates to MSQETLTLHDLLPAQALADSIDAGYVTRKSHPELPLSIYTYTRTAQYERVWNEVTTRCRGLVADDTTGAIVALPLPKFFNVGEHESGQPYAPALPDEPFEVYDKVDGSLAVVFHYAGRWRVASKGSFISAQATWAQRRLDGRDTAALRPGTTYLAEILYPQNRIVVDYGERRDLVLLAAFGQDGTEVPLAEAASHWEAIGSVVTVWPAMPIDELVALTESNTLPGGAAATGTQAEGFVLRFASGVRAKAKLSEYVRLHRVLTKVTERDIWRAHGIQRFAGLPAKQVAQGLGSTVAEIEASGGKPLDALLDQVPDEFDAWVREVIDRIEGEAARRERAIDEAYASLAHLAADRGAFARAVKELPDREVRPAMFLRLDGRPTELAVWRNVRPETSDPFTNDEEN; encoded by the coding sequence ATGAGCCAGGAGACCCTGACTCTGCATGACCTGCTGCCCGCACAGGCGCTGGCGGACTCGATCGACGCCGGGTACGTGACCCGCAAGTCGCACCCCGAACTGCCGCTGTCCATCTACACCTACACCCGGACGGCCCAGTACGAACGCGTCTGGAACGAGGTCACCACACGCTGCCGCGGACTCGTCGCCGACGACACCACCGGCGCGATCGTCGCCCTGCCGCTGCCGAAGTTCTTCAACGTCGGCGAGCACGAGTCCGGCCAGCCGTACGCCCCCGCCCTCCCGGACGAGCCGTTCGAGGTGTACGACAAGGTCGACGGCAGCCTCGCCGTCGTCTTCCACTACGCGGGCCGCTGGCGGGTCGCCTCCAAGGGGTCCTTCATCAGCGCCCAGGCGACCTGGGCCCAGCGCCGGCTCGACGGCCGGGACACCGCCGCCCTGCGTCCCGGCACCACGTACTTGGCGGAGATCCTCTACCCGCAGAACCGCATCGTGGTCGACTACGGCGAGCGCCGGGACCTCGTCCTCCTCGCCGCCTTCGGCCAGGACGGCACCGAGGTCCCGCTCGCCGAGGCCGCGTCCCACTGGGAGGCGATCGGCTCGGTCGTCACGGTGTGGCCCGCCATGCCCATCGACGAGCTGGTCGCACTGACCGAGTCCAACACCCTGCCCGGCGGCGCCGCCGCGACCGGCACCCAGGCGGAGGGCTTCGTGCTGCGGTTCGCCTCCGGCGTGCGCGCGAAGGCCAAGCTGTCCGAGTACGTACGGCTCCACCGCGTGCTCACCAAGGTCACCGAGCGGGACATCTGGCGCGCCCACGGCATCCAGCGCTTCGCCGGCCTGCCCGCCAAGCAGGTCGCCCAGGGCCTCGGTTCCACGGTCGCCGAGATCGAGGCCTCGGGCGGCAAGCCGCTGGACGCGCTGCTGGACCAGGTGCCGGACGAGTTCGACGCCTGGGTGCGCGAGGTGATCGACCGGATTGAGGGCGAGGCCGCACGGCGCGAGCGCGCCATCGACGAGGCGTACGCGTCGCTCGCACACCTGGCCGCCGACCGAGGGGCCTTCGCCCGCGCCGTGAAGGAACTGCCCGACCGTGAGGTCAGGCCCGCGATGTTCCTGCGCCTGGACGGCCGGCCCACGGAGCTCGCCGTGTGGCGCAACGTACGGCCGGAGACCTCCGACCCCTTCACGAACGACGAGGAGAACTGA
- a CDS encoding tellurite resistance/C4-dicarboxylate transporter family protein, whose product MSILPGRDWWTGLPPAAGAAVMATGIISVGLHLTGYEVVSLAALAVAGALWLVLAADFTFRLLGDRGRFRAEADTPAALTAVAATAVIGARLSAQGWQTAAAVLLVLATVVWPGLLINVVRHWGQRMPGAAFLGCVATQGLSVLAASLATAEHVDWLAWAALAAFCLGLLLYLAALFRFDLREVVGGAGDHWVAGGALSISALAGSKLTASPVWTGSAHGTLRTVTLALLVLSLVWYVVLLAAELRHPRPRYDIRRWATVFPLGMTATACLSVADPAGIPWLRPLGEVLLWVSVGAWLLTFAALVASHLGARRGAERR is encoded by the coding sequence GTGAGCATCCTCCCCGGCCGTGACTGGTGGACCGGACTCCCGCCGGCGGCGGGAGCCGCCGTCATGGCCACCGGCATCATCTCCGTCGGCCTGCACCTGACCGGGTACGAGGTGGTGTCGCTGGCCGCGCTCGCCGTCGCCGGGGCGCTGTGGCTCGTACTCGCCGCCGACTTCACCTTCCGGCTGCTGGGCGACCGCGGACGGTTCCGGGCGGAGGCCGACACCCCGGCCGCGCTGACGGCCGTCGCCGCCACAGCCGTCATCGGAGCCCGGCTCTCGGCGCAGGGGTGGCAGACGGCCGCTGCCGTGCTGCTCGTGCTGGCGACCGTGGTGTGGCCGGGACTGCTGATCAACGTCGTCCGGCACTGGGGGCAGCGCATGCCCGGGGCGGCGTTCCTCGGCTGCGTGGCCACCCAGGGGCTCTCCGTCCTCGCCGCCTCCCTCGCCACCGCCGAGCATGTGGACTGGCTGGCCTGGGCGGCACTGGCCGCCTTCTGCCTCGGGCTGTTGCTCTACCTGGCGGCCCTCTTCCGTTTCGACCTCCGAGAGGTGGTGGGCGGGGCGGGGGACCACTGGGTGGCGGGCGGTGCGCTTTCCATCTCGGCCCTTGCCGGATCCAAGCTCACGGCCTCACCCGTATGGACCGGTTCGGCGCACGGCACCCTGCGTACCGTCACGCTGGCCCTGCTCGTCCTGTCCCTCGTCTGGTACGTCGTCCTCCTCGCCGCCGAACTGCGCCACCCGAGGCCGCGCTACGACATCCGGCGCTGGGCCACCGTCTTCCCGCTCGGCATGACGGCCACCGCCTGCCTGTCCGTGGCGGACCCGGCCGGCATCCCCTGGCTGCGCCCGCTGGGCGAGGTACTGCTCTGGGTCTCCGTGGGCGCCTGGCTGCTGACCTTCGCCGCCCTGGTCGCCTCTCATCTCGGCGCCCGGCGCGGGGCGGAGCGCCGATGA
- a CDS encoding serine/threonine-protein kinase, whose protein sequence is MSNADAAVLKPLGPEDPQEISGYRLLAKIGEGGMGSVYLSRTRGNQPVALKVIRREFAQEQDFRVRFEREVQAARRVQGYHIVPVLDHDTSGEQPWLATAFVPGLALDDALATHGPLPLPAMFQLIGCTAQALHSVHAASVVHRDLKPSNILLGSNGPWVIDFGIARATDTTQLTRSGGFIGTPQYMSPEHALGRTVTPATDVFALGLIAAVVATGRHPYGDGAGLSIAAAIANTPQQAPDLTGYPEPLRQLLERCLHADAEQRPRPAELAEWCGRVAGRDLRDFNGWLPGPLAAEIARREQSAQAQAQAQAPSTTPAPAPAPAAAPAPASARTPPPPPAYAPTQASGPVPMAYAPTQAPVYGAPTAAATAPAYAHSSAHAAPAAPAPAPPARRSRVPLAVGAGVLAVAVAAGGTWYLTREEDKGAKQTADAPKDSAAPVAQADGRTPSASASASASPSGRTYTAVFKDRPLKLLAPREFGKVNDVDLDFPKVATSDEIGWKDRELAMGFEDIKNGTSFGKSKGATPEACETGAATDPIPDRLPQSDLSGADSAIVQGDLLCTVTSKGNLAMIKIVGVEPSTDRLHKVPTYLTEVTLWKR, encoded by the coding sequence ATGTCCAACGCCGACGCCGCCGTACTGAAACCGCTCGGACCGGAGGATCCGCAGGAGATCTCCGGATACCGGCTGCTCGCGAAGATCGGTGAGGGCGGCATGGGCTCCGTCTACCTCTCGCGGACCCGGGGGAACCAGCCGGTCGCCCTGAAGGTCATCCGCCGGGAGTTCGCCCAGGAGCAGGACTTCCGGGTCCGCTTCGAACGTGAGGTGCAGGCGGCCCGCCGGGTGCAGGGCTACCACATCGTGCCGGTCCTCGACCACGACACCAGCGGTGAACAGCCCTGGCTGGCGACCGCGTTCGTGCCGGGCCTGGCGCTCGACGACGCCCTCGCCACCCACGGCCCGCTGCCGCTGCCCGCGATGTTCCAGCTGATCGGCTGCACGGCGCAGGCCCTGCACTCCGTCCACGCCGCCTCGGTGGTGCACCGCGATCTGAAGCCGAGCAACATCCTGCTCGGTTCGAACGGCCCCTGGGTGATCGACTTCGGGATCGCACGGGCCACCGACACCACCCAGCTGACGCGCAGCGGCGGGTTCATCGGGACGCCCCAGTACATGTCGCCCGAGCACGCGCTCGGCCGCACGGTCACCCCGGCGACCGATGTCTTCGCCCTCGGGCTGATCGCCGCGGTCGTGGCCACCGGCCGCCACCCGTACGGCGACGGGGCGGGCCTGTCCATCGCCGCGGCGATAGCCAACACCCCGCAGCAGGCGCCGGATCTGACCGGCTACCCGGAGCCGCTGCGACAGCTGCTGGAGCGCTGCCTGCACGCCGACGCCGAGCAGCGGCCGCGCCCGGCCGAGCTCGCGGAGTGGTGCGGCCGAGTGGCGGGACGGGACCTGCGCGACTTCAACGGGTGGCTGCCCGGGCCGCTGGCCGCGGAGATCGCCCGCCGCGAGCAGTCGGCGCAGGCACAAGCCCAGGCGCAGGCTCCGTCCACGACTCCGGCCCCGGCCCCGGCGCCTGCCGCCGCGCCTGCCCCGGCGTCGGCTCGGACCCCGCCCCCGCCCCCGGCGTACGCGCCCACGCAGGCCTCCGGGCCGGTCCCCATGGCCTACGCGCCGACCCAGGCCCCGGTGTACGGCGCGCCCACCGCCGCCGCCACCGCACCGGCCTATGCCCACTCCTCCGCCCACGCCGCTCCGGCGGCGCCCGCGCCCGCTCCCCCGGCGCGCCGAAGCCGCGTACCCCTGGCCGTGGGTGCGGGAGTCCTGGCCGTCGCCGTCGCCGCGGGCGGTACCTGGTACCTGACGCGCGAGGAGGACAAGGGCGCGAAGCAGACGGCGGACGCCCCGAAGGACTCCGCGGCGCCGGTGGCGCAGGCCGACGGCCGGACCCCCTCGGCGTCCGCCTCGGCGTCGGCCTCGCCCTCCGGTCGCACCTACACCGCGGTGTTCAAGGACAGGCCCTTGAAGCTCCTGGCACCCAGGGAGTTCGGCAAGGTCAACGACGTCGACCTCGACTTCCCCAAGGTGGCCACCTCCGACGAGATCGGCTGGAAGGACCGGGAACTGGCCATGGGCTTCGAGGACATCAAGAACGGAACCTCGTTCGGCAAGAGCAAGGGTGCCACCCCCGAGGCGTGCGAGACCGGTGCGGCCACCGATCCCATCCCGGACCGCCTGCCGCAGTCCGACCTCAGCGGTGCGGACAGCGCCATCGTCCAGGGCGACCTGCTCTGCACCGTCACGTCCAAGGGCAACCTGGCCATGATCAAGATCGTCGGCGTCGAACCCTCGACGGACAGGCTGCACAAGGTCCCGACGTACCTCACCGAAGTGACGCTCTGGAAGCGGTAG
- a CDS encoding SH3 domain-containing protein — protein MLKPTRTTLALATGSLVLGLVGAGGAVADDGPTDNPAPQEIVVGGAQPGVYPAQRATGRVVSKGPLTVRSRPSTRAQSLGHVYPNTKVQIACKKHGDKVNGNSIWYRLAERNSDWGQDAAMPKIAYDKERWVSARYVKNLSEVKYCR, from the coding sequence ATGCTGAAGCCCACCAGAACCACCCTCGCTCTCGCCACCGGCAGCCTGGTTCTCGGTCTGGTCGGAGCGGGCGGCGCCGTCGCGGACGACGGTCCGACGGACAATCCGGCGCCGCAGGAGATCGTCGTGGGCGGGGCGCAGCCCGGGGTGTACCCCGCCCAGCGTGCCACCGGCCGGGTCGTGTCGAAGGGCCCGCTGACGGTCCGCAGCAGGCCGAGCACCCGCGCGCAGTCCCTCGGCCACGTGTACCCGAACACCAAGGTCCAGATCGCCTGCAAGAAGCACGGCGACAAGGTGAACGGCAACAGCATCTGGTACCGCCTGGCCGAGCGGAACAGCGACTGGGGCCAGGACGCCGCGATGCCCAAGATCGCGTACGACAAGGAGCGATGGGTCTCCGCCCGCTACGTCAAGAACCTCTCCGAGGTGAAGTACTGCCGCTGA
- a CDS encoding class I SAM-dependent methyltransferase, whose protein sequence is MSQRKSAADVFDELGERYEEVFGRVPGQLAALDWLTARLPAGARVLDVGSGTGRPTAEALVRAGCAVTGIDVSAAMVELARARVPQANFEQADVRTYTPRRAGFDAVCSFFPLLVMDQPEVAGALDRMASWVAPGGYFVMATVPGDIRGLDIEWMGHEVTVSSLSTADHLARLADRGLEVLHHHTAHFQPADDRAGPEEHLFCYARRSM, encoded by the coding sequence ATGAGTCAACGCAAGTCGGCGGCAGACGTGTTCGACGAGCTGGGGGAGCGCTACGAGGAAGTGTTCGGCCGAGTGCCCGGTCAGCTGGCGGCACTTGACTGGCTCACCGCCCGACTGCCCGCCGGGGCGCGGGTGCTGGACGTGGGCAGCGGCACGGGACGGCCCACCGCCGAGGCGCTGGTCCGGGCCGGCTGCGCCGTCACCGGTATCGACGTGTCGGCGGCCATGGTCGAACTGGCCCGCGCCAGAGTCCCGCAGGCGAACTTCGAACAGGCCGACGTACGCACATACACGCCCCGGCGGGCCGGCTTCGACGCCGTCTGCTCCTTCTTCCCGCTCCTGGTGATGGACCAGCCCGAGGTCGCCGGAGCACTGGACCGCATGGCGTCCTGGGTCGCCCCGGGCGGGTACTTCGTGATGGCCACGGTGCCGGGGGACATCCGGGGCCTGGACATCGAGTGGATGGGCCACGAGGTCACCGTCAGCAGCCTCTCCACGGCGGACCACCTGGCCAGGCTCGCCGACCGCGGCCTGGAGGTGCTGCACCACCACACCGCGCACTTCCAGCCCGCCGACGACCGGGCGGGCCCCGAGGAGCACCTCTTCTGCTACGCGCGCCGGAGCATGTGA